The sequence below is a genomic window from Streptomyces sp. B21-105.
CAGGAATACGAGGTCGAGATCGGCCCCGTCGCCCACGGCGGCCACTGCATCGCCCGGACGGAGGCCGGCCAGGTCCTGTTCGTCCGGCACACGCTGCCCGGAGAGCGGGTGGTGGCCCGGGTGACGGAGGGCGAGGAGGGCGCGCGTTTCCTGCGGGCGGACGCCGTGCGGGTCCTTCAGGCGTCCAAGGACCGCGTCGAGGCTCCCTGCCCCTACGCCGGTCCCGGCCGCTGCGGCGGCTGCGACTGGCAGCATGCCAAGCCTGGCGCGCAACGCCGCCTCAAGGGCGAGGTCATCGCCGAGCAGCTGCAGCGGCTCGCGGGCCTCACGCCCGAGGAGGCCGGCTGGGACGGCACCGTGATGCCGGCCGAGGGTGACAAGCTGCCGCCGGGCCAGGTGCCCCAGTGGCGCACCCGCGTGCAGTACGCGGTGGACGCCGACGGCAACGCCGGCCTGCGGCGCCACCGCTCGCACGAGGTCGAGCCGATCGAGCACTGCATGATCGCGGCACAGGGCGTCAGCGAGCTGGGCATCGAGGAGCGCGACTGGTCCGGCATGGCCTCCGTCGACGCCATCGCCGCGACGGGCTCCCAGGACCGCATGGTGATCCTCGAGCCCCGACCCGGCGCCCGCCTGCCCCTCGTCGAGCTCGACAGGCCCGTCTCCGTCATGCGCGTCGAGGAGCACGACGGCGGCATCCACCGCGTCCACGGCCGCGGGTTCGTACGGGAGCGGGCCGACGGCCGCACCCACCGCGTCGGCAGCGGCGGCTTCTGGCAGGTCCACCTGCAGGCCGCGGACACCCTCGTCAAGGCCGTCATGCAGGGCCTGCTGCCGCGCAAGGGCGACATGGCGCTCGACCTGTACTGCGGCGTCGGCCTCTTCGCCGGAGCGCTCGCCGACCGGATCGGCGACAAGGGCGCGGTCCTCGGCATCGAGTCCGGCAAGCGCGCCGTCGAGGACGCCCGGCACAACCTCGCCGGCTTCGAGCGGGTGCGGATCGAGCAGGGCAAGGTCGAGAGCGTCCTTCCGCGCACCGGGATCACCGAGGTCGACCTCGTCGTCCTGGACCCGCCGCGCGCGGGGGCGGGCAAGAAGACGGTGGAACACCTGTCGTCGCTGGGCGCGCGCAAGATCGCCTACGTGGCCTGCGACCCGGCCGCACTGGCCCGGGACGTGGCCTACTTCCGGGACGGCGGATACCGGGTCCGGACGCTGCGCGCGTTCGACCTGTTCCCGATGACGTCGCACGTGGAGTGTGTGGCGATTCTCGAACCGGCTTCAAAGGCGCTCTGACCTGCCGTTTTCTTGGACTGCTCAGGTGCGTCGAGGTGTGCCCGACCTGTTTCCCTCAGCCCATCGCGTGGAGTGCGTCGCAGGCTCGCGCCACAGGCCTCACCTGCTGCTTCGAACAGCGGGGTGCGGGCGATGAACGCTCTGCCTCGGCTTCGTGAGGGGGCGGTGGGGGACGTGTCTTGACGCTCGTTCGACGCTGCTTCTGATGGGGCGGCACGCGGCTCGTGCGCCTGAAACAGCAGCGAGGTCAATGATCAAACCTAGACTGCACGCGGGCTCAGGAGTTGGACGCCGGGCGCGGGTCGAGTCCGTACTGATCCGGCACGCCAAGGTGGCCCCGCAGTGTGCTGGTCTCGTAGTCGCCACGTGACCTCACGGTCAGCGGTCTCGACCCGCCTTGTCACATCGGTCGAGAGCTTTCGGATTGCGACCGACAACGCTGGCCGCGGCTCTGGGGTCGGTCTGGAGCCTCGACCGCGCCTGCGGTCCCCTCGTGTACGGGGCGCGGCGAGATGGTGAGTGACGTGCAGGCCATCAGCGCAACGCGTGCCGTCGATGACAGCGGTGGCGACGGTGGGCGCGGCGACTTTTACGGCTGCTGTCTCAGCACGCGCTCTTGGCGCCGTGCCGGTCGATCAACCAGGCGGTTTCGAGGACGAGCAGGCTCGCCTGCGCGAAGTCGCTGCGTGAGCGCGCGATGAGCTCCTGCACCACGCCCTCGTCGGCGAGCGTTTTGTCGACGCGATGCGCCTGCGCTACACCATCCCCCTGCTGAAACAGGCCCGGAAGATCAACCCGCAGTTGGCCGTCATGGCCACTCCGTGGAGCCCACCCGGGTGGATGAAGACCAGCGACACCATGAACGGCG
It includes:
- a CDS encoding class I SAM-dependent RNA methyltransferase — protein: MQAEPKNPQAVSLVGQEYEVEIGPVAHGGHCIARTEAGQVLFVRHTLPGERVVARVTEGEEGARFLRADAVRVLQASKDRVEAPCPYAGPGRCGGCDWQHAKPGAQRRLKGEVIAEQLQRLAGLTPEEAGWDGTVMPAEGDKLPPGQVPQWRTRVQYAVDADGNAGLRRHRSHEVEPIEHCMIAAQGVSELGIEERDWSGMASVDAIAATGSQDRMVILEPRPGARLPLVELDRPVSVMRVEEHDGGIHRVHGRGFVRERADGRTHRVGSGGFWQVHLQAADTLVKAVMQGLLPRKGDMALDLYCGVGLFAGALADRIGDKGAVLGIESGKRAVEDARHNLAGFERVRIEQGKVESVLPRTGITEVDLVVLDPPRAGAGKKTVEHLSSLGARKIAYVACDPAALARDVAYFRDGGYRVRTLRAFDLFPMTSHVECVAILEPASKAL